In one window of Candidatus Omnitrophota bacterium DNA:
- a CDS encoding response regulator, whose amino-acid sequence MEKKRILVIDDEVTVTRGLKLYLEGTGNYEVRTENEGAKGVEAAREFLPHIIVLDVIMPDVDGGSVAMEIKADSMVKDTPIVFLTAIVSREEVVAQDNLFHGHPFLAKPVSPEELVNTIETVINS is encoded by the coding sequence ATGGAGAAGAAACGCATCCTGGTCATTGATGACGAAGTGACCGTGACGCGGGGACTGAAGCTTTACCTGGAAGGAACAGGTAATTACGAAGTCCGCACCGAGAACGAAGGGGCAAAGGGAGTGGAGGCCGCCCGCGAGTTCTTGCCGCACATTATTGTGCTCGATGTCATTATGCCGGACGTGGACGGCGGATCAGTGGCAATGGAGATTAAGGCGGATAGCATGGTCAAAGATACGCCGATAGTCTTTTTGACTGCCATTGTTTCCAGGGAAGAAGTCGTGGCTCAGGACAATCTTTTCCACGGGCATCCCTTCCTGGCGAAGCCCGTCAGTCCGGAAGAGCTGGTCAACACGATCGAGACCGTAATTAATTCGTAG
- a CDS encoding cyclic nucleotide-binding domain-containing protein, with protein MSPTRTALLQQIPVFDGATKDTINIISELSNTVTLKEGKYFFHENDPAASFYVIDCGKVAILKNWNGFDRQIKTLKAGQCFGEMSLLDLRLRSASVKALEDCTVLEIPTSALYEVRKHNLEEFALIQANMGRIVSQKLRETSLKLFRAKMEGFLADEDLYIAV; from the coding sequence ATGAGCCCGACCCGCACTGCCCTGCTTCAGCAAATTCCCGTTTTTGACGGAGCAACTAAAGACACGATCAATATCATCTCCGAACTCTCCAACACAGTGACCCTGAAAGAGGGCAAGTACTTCTTCCATGAAAATGATCCGGCTGCCTCTTTTTATGTCATTGATTGCGGCAAGGTGGCCATTCTGAAAAATTGGAACGGTTTTGACCGTCAGATCAAAACACTCAAGGCGGGCCAGTGCTTCGGGGAGATGTCCCTTCTGGACCTCCGGCTGCGCAGCGCCTCGGTCAAAGCCCTTGAAGACTGCACTGTTTTGGAGATTCCTACCTCCGCACTGTACGAAGTGCGCAAACACAATCTCGAAGAGTTTGCGCTCATCCAGGCCAATATGGGCCGTATCGTCAGCCAGAAACTCCGCGAGACCAGCCTTAAACTCTTCCGCGCCAAGATGGAAGGCTTCCTGGCCGACGAAGATCTGTATATCGCGGTTTAA
- the purU gene encoding formyltetrahydrofolate deformylase encodes MDTNSTTTESAILLIHCPDQKGLVAAVTQFVSGHNGNILNLEQHVDASEAAFFMRVEWDLNGFQIPRGEIGNEFERLVAQGFGMKYELHFSSDVPRMAVFVSRQTHCLYDILSRVQVGEWQVELPLVISNHPEMSSVAGQFGVDFHFLPVTQDNKRDQEQNQLALLKKHKIDFIVLARYMQILTGDFIAHYPNKIINIHHSFLPAFPGARPYHSAHQRGVKIIGVTSHYVTSDLDEGPIIDQDVVRISHQDSVKDMMRVGKDLEKVVLSRTILRHLQRKVLPYGNRTVVFV; translated from the coding sequence ATGGATACAAATTCCACGACCACAGAATCCGCAATTCTTTTGATTCATTGTCCGGACCAGAAGGGTTTGGTCGCGGCCGTGACTCAATTTGTGAGCGGGCACAACGGGAATATCCTCAATCTGGAGCAGCATGTGGACGCCTCCGAGGCGGCCTTTTTCATGCGCGTGGAATGGGATCTTAACGGTTTTCAGATTCCGCGGGGCGAAATTGGGAATGAGTTCGAACGCCTTGTAGCCCAAGGCTTTGGGATGAAATATGAGCTGCATTTTTCCTCGGATGTGCCGCGCATGGCCGTTTTTGTGTCCCGGCAGACGCATTGTCTGTACGACATCCTTTCGCGTGTGCAGGTGGGGGAGTGGCAAGTGGAACTGCCCCTGGTGATCAGCAATCATCCGGAGATGTCTTCGGTGGCTGGTCAATTCGGAGTGGATTTTCACTTTTTGCCCGTGACCCAGGACAACAAGAGAGACCAGGAACAGAACCAGCTCGCGCTCCTAAAAAAGCACAAAATCGATTTTATTGTGCTGGCGCGCTACATGCAGATTTTAACGGGTGATTTTATTGCGCATTATCCGAACAAGATCATCAATATCCATCATTCCTTTTTGCCCGCTTTTCCCGGAGCGCGCCCCTATCACTCCGCGCACCAGAGAGGGGTTAAGATCATCGGAGTGACCAGCCATTATGTGACTTCCGACTTAGACGAAGGACCGATTATTGATCAGGACGTGGTCCGCATCTCCCACCAGGATTCCGTGAAAGATATGATGCGAGTCGGCAAGGATCTTGAGAAGGTCGTGTTGTCCCGCACGATCCTCAGGCATTTGCAGCGCAAGGTTCTGCCCTACGGAAACCGCACGGTTGTGTTTGTTTAA
- a CDS encoding cyclic nucleotide-binding domain-containing protein produces the protein MDAKQIELLQNMAIFGGLRNDSLEWLLEKSQTRSIPQGEFFFKQEDEGGSMFVVLEGTLSIQKSWKGYGQEIKTLSTGDCFGEMSLIDLQPRSASVQAVEDCTVIEITSAILDELRQRDLEEFALIYMNMGREISRRLRVTSKRLFNAKMQGYLGAEELYYDV, from the coding sequence ATGGATGCAAAACAAATCGAACTCCTGCAAAACATGGCCATTTTCGGAGGCCTTCGCAACGACTCTCTGGAGTGGCTACTCGAAAAATCCCAAACCCGTTCCATTCCCCAAGGAGAATTCTTCTTTAAGCAAGAGGATGAAGGCGGAAGCATGTTCGTCGTGCTGGAGGGAACACTGTCCATTCAAAAGAGTTGGAAAGGCTACGGCCAGGAAATTAAGACGCTCTCCACCGGAGACTGCTTCGGGGAGATGTCCCTCATTGATCTGCAACCGCGCAGCGCATCGGTTCAGGCAGTGGAGGATTGCACAGTGATTGAGATCACCAGTGCAATCCTGGATGAGCTCCGCCAAAGGGATCTCGAAGAGTTCGCCCTGATTTACATGAATATGGGGCGCGAAATCAGCCGGAGGCTGCGCGTGACGAGTAAGCGGCTCTTCAACGCCAAGATGCAGGGATACCTGGGCGCGGAAGAGTTGTACTACGACGTCTGA
- a CDS encoding PAS domain S-box protein, translating to MESNSKTPGLILAICVMVTVGLLAWQGWSLFTTLSRGQLAREQSIRVQELRGDLTRLNEILALSVRMAAATGDIQWQVQYDEHRQELEALVEEAMDLASGAYQGDWVEDTEAAARELVNLDRRMLNLVRNGSKVEAQGVLFSEAYTVARQVYADGMRQFDEGMALEARELLGSHHRQILVQAPVTLSLLLLLLALLAIIIVLFRGWRRVTLQRESQLVTEASKLAELNRDLDKKVQELDRQISEQKAQLEVRNLPPPQERVIMERITEHKQTDEHFRLAVESSPSGMVMINEEGQMVLVNSEAEKLFGYRRDELLGRPVEILVPEASRGKHPEFVRKYFEEPNTVVMGLRRELAGQRKDGSCFPAEIGLNPIRTSEGLFVLSSVIDITERKQAEEELQRAHEELKKSHDELKATQLQLIRAAKMESIGRLAAGVAHEVKNPLMTLIIGIKYLAQHLKSQSADVITLLGDMDDSVQRADRIVKGLLDFSAPVQLEITVEDINSAIEEALRLMKHELDKEQITVEKDLAYPLPPIRIDINKIQQVLINIITNAAHSMKGGGKLTVRTQLLDLEAGDDIVGRRKDDPFRVGDTVVKIEVADTGRGISQDKLEKIFDPFFTTKAAGEGTGLGLSVVRQIVEMHKGVIKIENRATGGVVVTIVLRTE from the coding sequence ATGGAATCGAATAGCAAAACTCCAGGTCTGATTTTGGCAATCTGTGTGATGGTCACGGTGGGACTACTGGCCTGGCAGGGCTGGAGTCTGTTCACCACTTTGAGCCGCGGACAGTTGGCGCGCGAGCAATCCATCCGTGTGCAGGAACTGCGCGGAGACCTGACCCGCCTAAATGAAATTTTGGCGCTTTCCGTGCGCATGGCCGCGGCCACAGGGGACATCCAGTGGCAAGTCCAGTATGACGAGCACCGGCAGGAGCTGGAAGCCCTGGTCGAGGAGGCAATGGACCTTGCTTCCGGGGCCTACCAGGGGGATTGGGTGGAGGATACCGAGGCTGCCGCGCGCGAACTCGTGAATTTGGACAGGCGTATGCTCAATTTGGTGCGCAACGGCTCCAAAGTTGAAGCGCAGGGTGTGCTCTTTAGTGAGGCTTACACCGTGGCGCGACAGGTCTATGCGGACGGCATGCGGCAATTCGACGAGGGCATGGCTTTGGAGGCGCGAGAACTCCTCGGTTCCCATCACCGTCAGATTTTGGTTCAAGCGCCGGTTACGCTTTCCCTGCTTCTTCTGCTCTTGGCTCTCTTGGCGATCATCATTGTGCTGTTTAGGGGTTGGCGGCGGGTGACGCTGCAACGCGAGAGCCAGCTCGTGACCGAGGCGAGCAAGCTGGCGGAACTCAACCGCGACTTGGACAAGAAGGTGCAAGAGTTGGACCGGCAGATCTCCGAGCAAAAGGCCCAACTGGAGGTCAGGAATCTGCCTCCTCCTCAGGAACGTGTGATCATGGAAAGGATCACGGAGCACAAGCAAACAGACGAACATTTTCGTTTGGCCGTGGAGTCCTCTCCGAGCGGAATGGTGATGATCAATGAGGAGGGTCAGATGGTGCTCGTCAACTCCGAGGCTGAAAAGCTTTTCGGCTACCGGCGCGACGAGCTTCTGGGAAGACCCGTGGAAATCTTGGTGCCTGAGGCCTCCAGAGGGAAACACCCGGAATTTGTGCGGAAGTACTTTGAGGAACCCAATACCGTGGTTATGGGCCTGCGCCGCGAGCTGGCCGGGCAGCGCAAGGACGGCAGTTGCTTTCCGGCGGAAATCGGGCTGAATCCTATCCGCACTTCCGAAGGACTCTTTGTGTTGAGTTCCGTCATCGATATTACGGAACGCAAGCAGGCAGAGGAAGAGCTTCAGCGCGCCCATGAGGAACTCAAAAAGTCTCATGACGAGCTCAAGGCAACGCAACTTCAGCTCATCCGGGCCGCGAAGATGGAATCCATCGGCCGCCTGGCTGCAGGAGTCGCCCACGAGGTCAAGAATCCCTTGATGACCCTGATTATCGGAATCAAGTACTTGGCCCAACACCTCAAATCGCAGAGCGCGGATGTCATCACCTTGCTTGGGGATATGGATGACTCGGTGCAGAGAGCGGACCGCATCGTCAAAGGGCTTCTGGATTTTTCGGCTCCCGTGCAGCTGGAAATCACGGTGGAAGACATCAACTCCGCAATCGAGGAAGCCCTTAGGCTGATGAAGCACGAGCTCGACAAGGAACAGATCACGGTGGAAAAGGATCTGGCGTATCCCTTGCCGCCGATCCGTATTGACATCAACAAGATCCAGCAGGTCCTCATCAATATCATCACCAATGCCGCTCATTCGATGAAAGGAGGCGGCAAATTGACGGTCCGAACCCAGCTCCTGGACCTGGAGGCCGGTGACGATATTGTGGGGCGCCGGAAAGACGACCCTTTCAGAGTCGGGGATACCGTGGTTAAAATAGAAGTAGCTGATACCGGCCGGGGAATCAGCCAGGATAAGCTGGAAAAGATCTTTGATCCCTTCTTCACGACCAAGGCTGCAGGCGAGGGGACCGGGCTGGGTCTTTCTGTGGTAAGACAGATTGTTGAAATGCATAAAGGGGTTATTAAAATCGAGAATAGAGCAACTGGGGGGGTTGTAGTTACGATCGTACTCAGAACCGAGTAA
- a CDS encoding peptide chain release factor-like protein: MSAIRPEKERELKARMQAAGLREEDIEEKFVRSSGPGGQHANKTATCVYLKHRPSGIEVKMQKERSQALNRFLARRVLSERYEREVLGQETPEQSQAAKIRKQKQRRVRRRSSKSDHGIE, translated from the coding sequence ATGTCAGCAATCCGTCCGGAAAAAGAGCGGGAATTGAAAGCGCGCATGCAGGCAGCGGGCCTTCGCGAAGAGGACATAGAAGAGAAATTTGTGCGCTCCTCCGGTCCCGGGGGCCAGCATGCAAATAAGACAGCCACCTGTGTGTACTTGAAACACAGGCCTTCGGGCATTGAAGTCAAAATGCAAAAGGAGCGCTCTCAGGCCCTTAATCGTTTTTTGGCTCGCAGGGTTTTGTCGGAGCGCTACGAAAGGGAAGTGCTGGGCCAAGAGACGCCTGAGCAGTCCCAAGCCGCCAAGATTCGCAAGCAAAAGCAGCGCCGGGTTCGGCGCCGCTCCAGCAAGAGCGACCATGGAATCGAATAG
- a CDS encoding enoyl-CoA hydratase/isomerase family protein, which produces MPSSLKELDDSQINPYLSYALTDSGIAVITLDSQDAKVNVLSSPFMHALDTVVQALAADTAVSGAVFRSAKHNNFIAGANIEELAAVDNVDDAYILARKGQSVFQQIDDLPFPVAAAVNGTCMGGGTELILACDYRLAASGGAKISLPEIKLGIYPAWGGSQRLPRLISLQAALDMILTGKTLDAGRALKTGLVDEVIPDELLAKYSIVFVEEIIRKGGAKYKRARAKNRGGLKNVLLEKNKFGREFLFKQARKNVLKSTGGNYPAPLVALEVVQRGIEGTLEDGLEIEASALGRLLTTPEHKSLVHAFYLSNRPKKQTGVDADVGLLPVESAAVVGAGVMGGGIAQLLAAKGYPVRMKDIAESCVAEGLRHAESVFNEGVKRRRIKPLEREMGMDRITGTITYTGFSQRDIVIEAVVENMEIKKAVLAEIEDYVSEDALLASNTSALSLTEMQSVLKVPERLGGMHFFNPVHRMPLVEVVRGNQTSDETVATLFDLSKKLGKTPIVVKDSPGFLVNRLLGVYLNEACVLAEEGFDFEWIDRIVKSFGMPMGPFRLNDEVGIDVSVEVAKTLAGAFGGYLEASGLLPKILGGGLLGKKSGRGFYLYKGGRSAGANTSVRQFAPGIKQVNEDEAIARMMYLMINEAARCLEEGVVQGPHEVDIGMIFGTGFPPFRGGVCKWADGIGLRRVEERLHQFEARFGKRFAPAGYLTARKSFYND; this is translated from the coding sequence GTGCCATCATCCTTGAAAGAGCTCGATGATTCACAGATCAATCCGTATCTGAGCTATGCCCTGACAGATTCGGGGATTGCCGTTATCACTCTGGACAGCCAAGACGCAAAGGTCAATGTACTGAGTTCCCCGTTTATGCATGCACTGGACACGGTCGTGCAGGCCCTGGCCGCGGACACTGCGGTGAGCGGGGCGGTTTTCCGCAGTGCAAAGCACAACAACTTTATTGCAGGCGCCAATATTGAAGAATTAGCCGCGGTGGATAATGTGGACGACGCATACATTCTGGCGCGTAAAGGGCAATCTGTTTTTCAGCAAATTGACGACCTGCCTTTTCCGGTGGCCGCAGCCGTCAACGGCACGTGCATGGGCGGCGGGACCGAACTCATCCTGGCCTGCGATTACCGCTTGGCCGCATCAGGCGGCGCCAAGATCTCACTGCCTGAGATCAAATTAGGGATTTACCCGGCTTGGGGAGGTTCCCAGCGCCTGCCCCGTTTGATTTCTTTGCAGGCGGCGCTGGACATGATCCTTACCGGAAAGACCCTGGATGCCGGGCGCGCCCTCAAGACGGGCTTGGTGGACGAGGTGATCCCGGATGAGCTCTTGGCCAAGTATTCAATAGTGTTTGTTGAGGAGATCATTCGCAAGGGCGGGGCTAAGTACAAGCGTGCCCGCGCAAAGAACCGGGGTGGTTTGAAGAATGTTTTGCTCGAGAAAAACAAATTCGGCCGCGAGTTTCTCTTCAAACAGGCGCGCAAGAATGTGCTCAAGAGTACGGGAGGAAATTATCCGGCTCCGCTTGTGGCTTTGGAGGTGGTGCAAAGGGGAATTGAAGGAACACTGGAAGACGGCTTGGAGATCGAAGCCAGTGCTTTGGGCCGGCTCCTGACAACTCCGGAACATAAGAGCCTTGTGCATGCCTTCTACCTGAGTAACCGGCCCAAGAAGCAGACGGGTGTGGATGCAGATGTGGGACTTCTGCCCGTGGAGAGTGCGGCGGTGGTGGGCGCGGGAGTGATGGGCGGCGGAATTGCCCAGCTCTTGGCGGCTAAGGGATATCCGGTGCGCATGAAGGATATTGCGGAAAGCTGTGTGGCAGAAGGTCTTCGTCACGCGGAGTCGGTTTTTAACGAGGGGGTTAAGCGCCGCCGGATCAAGCCCTTGGAACGCGAGATGGGCATGGATCGCATCACGGGTACCATCACATATACCGGTTTTTCCCAAAGGGATATTGTGATCGAGGCCGTGGTCGAAAACATGGAAATCAAAAAGGCTGTGCTGGCGGAGATCGAGGACTATGTGAGTGAGGATGCGTTGTTGGCCTCCAATACCTCGGCGCTGTCTTTGACCGAAATGCAATCTGTTCTCAAGGTGCCGGAGCGTTTGGGCGGAATGCACTTCTTCAATCCCGTGCACCGGATGCCTCTCGTCGAAGTGGTGCGCGGGAATCAAACCAGCGACGAGACGGTGGCAACTCTCTTTGATCTTTCCAAGAAACTCGGCAAGACTCCCATTGTGGTTAAGGACAGTCCCGGATTTTTGGTGAACAGGCTTTTGGGAGTGTATTTGAACGAAGCCTGTGTCCTGGCTGAAGAGGGCTTTGATTTTGAGTGGATTGACCGCATTGTGAAGAGCTTCGGGATGCCCATGGGGCCTTTCCGCCTCAATGATGAAGTGGGGATTGACGTGTCCGTGGAGGTGGCCAAGACCTTGGCCGGGGCCTTCGGCGGCTATTTGGAGGCGAGCGGACTTTTGCCCAAGATACTCGGAGGAGGACTTTTAGGTAAGAAGTCGGGGCGGGGGTTCTACCTCTACAAAGGCGGCCGGAGTGCGGGCGCCAACACCTCAGTGCGCCAGTTTGCCCCGGGTATCAAGCAGGTTAATGAAGATGAGGCGATTGCGCGGATGATGTACTTGATGATCAACGAGGCGGCCCGATGTTTGGAAGAGGGGGTGGTGCAAGGACCGCACGAGGTGGATATCGGGATGATCTTCGGCACAGGCTTTCCGCCCTTCCGCGGAGGCGTGTGCAAGTGGGCGGACGGTATCGGACTCAGGCGGGTGGAAGAGAGGCTGCATCAGTTTGAGGCACGCTTTGGAAAGCGCTTCGCCCCGGCCGGGTACCTGACTGCGAGAAAGAGCTTCTATAACGACTGA